In Cottoperca gobio chromosome 1, fCotGob3.1, whole genome shotgun sequence, a genomic segment contains:
- the usp38 gene encoding ubiquitin carboxyl-terminal hydrolase 38, with amino-acid sequence MDKILEGLVSSDHSVPVKRAIVKKVVEAAEKEVTEEQCHALFTLTTRLILLGEDAFQRQIGFQVLEAYARYHRPEFERFFSKDFVLSLLQQGYGQLDRKDPAITDYIHCCLRLLISCPSVLEIFSVIQVEVLRMVCERPEPALCAHLSTLLSDFVQCIPRDKSGVLFCQQLVRTISYFHCFASQEQELREYVGQVTKVSTLLQNIWKADPATLLPSLQEVFAIISSTDPSFDPSIALASLVQHIPVQMITVLIKSLTTDHNVKDASMTKALCRMIDWLSWPLAQHVDTWVIALLKGLAAVQKFTILIDVTLLKIELVFSRLWYPIVRQGALSVLSHMLLSFQHSPEAFHLVVPHVVHLVQSLRTDGLSTSKAFLLQFTELIHCMMYQYSGFPDLYDHILEAIKDLPKPEEEKIKLVLNQSAWTSQSNSFASGPLRQVGKSETGKTGLVNLGNTCFMNSIIQTLFMATDFRRHVLSLHLNGSNTLMKKFQLLFAFLAHTQRAAFAPKNFLEASRPPWFNAGSQQDCSEYLRFLLDRLHEEEKTFQVLESVKPKVAPPVDTNGKDPTGQTSPEGGEEPSLTPAEIKPENDGRTLTEKMFGGKLITGIRCMQCNGISEKEEPFTDLSLAFCPSATSQGSPQAEGPSEEPKVLCQGSVNGGSEIPEQGSTKAPASNVHFVPVTNEPPLSVPDLVNYFLAPEILDEENAYFCEKCSSLQRAERTMKVVSAPEYLILTLLRFSYDAKCHVRRKILDNVTIPPLMRLPVHAPSMTTQCSSSTSSPLQVDSPESSENLAKKLKPSRKDEEEEEKERIDGAEQIHRGGEESVQSVPYVLSSVVMHSGISSESGHYYSYGRNINGADGTQHPVNHFALKEDLGNGQAECSLSTCSALPIPPEQRNTVPNSGQEAREWLLFNDSRVTFASFQSVQNITNRFPKDTAYVLMYRKQEPLGQNINGGLMANGMRPSAEPPLQKELLDAIIKDNKLYLQEQELNARTQALQAPSSSCSFRPNGSDDNNPPGSCGPSGGGGGGGGFNTISRLVF; translated from the exons ATGGACAAGATTTTGGAGGGCCTTGTGAGCTCCGATCACTCTGTTCCAGTGAAGAGGGCCATTGTAAAGAAGGTAgtggaagcagcagagaaagaagTGACAGAGGAGCAGTGTCATGCGTTGTTTACTCTCACGACCCGCCTCATCTTGCTTGGTGAAGATGCATTTCAGAGGCAGATCGGATTTCAGGTTTTGGAAGCTTACGCACGCTACCACCGGCCAGAGTTTGAGCGTTTCTTCAGTAAAGACTTTGTACTCAGTCTTCTCCAGCAGGGCTATGGCCAGCTGGACCGCAAAGATCCAGCCATAACAGACTACATTCACTGCTGCCTGCGGCTGCTCATCAGCTGCCCCTCGGTGCTTGAGATCTTCAGCGTGATTCAGGTGGAGGTTTTAAGGATGGTGTGTGAACGTCCTGAGCCTGCTCTTTGTGCCCACCTGAGCACTTTGCTGTCTGACTTTGTGCAGTGCATCCCGAGGGATAAGTCGGGCGTTTTGTTCTGTCAGCAGCTGGTGAGGACCATCAGTTACTTCCACTGCTTTGCCAGCCAAGAACAGGAGCTGAGAGAGTATGTAGGTCAGGTGACTAAGGTTAGCACACTGCTGCAAAACATCTGGAAGGCTGATCCAGCCACACTGCTTCCCTCACTGCAAGAAGTGTTTGCTATTATCTCCTCCACAG acCCCTCCTTTGACCCATCCATTGCTCTGGCCAGCCTGGTTCAGCACATCCCTGTCCAGATGATCACTGTGCTTATCAAGAGCCTCACCACAGACCACAATGTTAAAGACGCAAGCATGACTAAAGCACTCTGCAG GATGATTGACTGGCTTTCTTGGCCTCTTGCCCAGCACGTGGATACCTGGGTCATTGCTCTACTGAAAGGACTGGCAGCAGTTCAGAAGTTCACTATCCTCATAGACGTCACTCTGCTTAAAATTGAACTG gTATTCAGTCGTCTGTGGTACCCCATTGTGCGGCAGGGGGCGCTATCTGTGCTCTCCCACATGCTGCTGAGTTTCCAGCACTCTCCTGAGGCCTTCCATTTG GTTGTACCACATGTGGTGCATCTAGTCCAGTCTTTGAGGACAGATGGTCTCTCCACCAGCAAAGCTTTCTTGCTGCAGTTCACTGAGCTCATACACTGCATGATGTACCAGTACTCCGGCTTCCCTGACCTCTATGACCACATACTAGAGGCCATTAAG GATCTTCCAAAACCTGAAGAAGAGAAGATCAAGCTGGTGTTGAATCAAAGTGCCTGGACGTCCCAGTCCAACTCCTTTGCCTCAGGTCCTCTGAGGCAAGTTGGAAAGTCTGAGACCGGCAAGACTGGCCTGGTCAACCTGGGGAACACCTGCTTCATGAACAGCATCATCCAGACCCTCTTCATGGCCACCGA tttCAGGCGGCATGTTTTATCATTGCATCTAAATGGTTCCAACACACTAATGAAAAAGTTCCAGCTGCTCTTTGCTTTCCTTGCACACACTCAG AGGGCAGCGTTTGCTCCCAAAAACTTCTTGGAAGCATCTCGACCTCCCTGGTTCAACGCCGGCTCTCAGCAGGACTGTTCTGAGTACCTCAGATTTCTTCTGGACAG GTTACATGAAGAGGAGAAAACCTTTCAAGTTCTGGAATCAGTTAAGCCAAAGGTTGCCCCTCCTGTTGACACAAACGGCAAAGACCCAACAGGCCAGACTTCTCCAGAGGGCGGAGAAGAGCCGTCTTTGACTCCAGCGGAAATCAAACCTGAGAATGACGGGAGGACTTTGACAGAAAAGATGTTCGGGGGGAAGCTGATCACAGGTATTCGCTGCATGCAGTGCAACGGCATCTCTGAGAAAGAGGAGCCCTTTACAGACCTGTCTTTGGCCTTCTGTCCTTCTGCCACCTCTCAGGGCAGCCCTCAGGCTGAGGGGCCCTCAGAGGAACCCAAGGTTCTCTGTCAGGGATCTGTCAATGGCGGCAGTGAAATTCCCGAGCAAGGCTCGACCAAAGCCCCGGCTAGTAATGTCCATTTTGTGCCAGTGACAAATgagcctcctctctctgtgcctGACCTGGTGAACTATTTCCTGGCTCCAGAGATCCTGGACGAAGAGAATGCCTATTTCTGTGAAAAGTGTAGCTCCCTCCAGCGGGCAGAGAGGACAATGAAAGTGGTGTCAGCACCTGAATACTTGATCCTCACCCTGCTGCGATTCTCATATGATGCCAAATGCCATGTCCGGAGAAAGATTCTGGACAATGTCACCATCCCGCCACTCATGAGACTTCCTGTACATGCCCCTTCAATGACTACACAATGTTCCTcttctacctcttctcctctgcaAGTGGATTCTCCTGAGAGCAGTGAGAATCTGGCCAAAAAGCTCAAACCATCTCGaaaagacgaggaggaagaggagaaggagaggatagATGGGGCAGAGCAGATAcatagaggaggagaggaatcGGTCCAGTCAGTGCCCTATGTCCTCAGCTCAGTGGTGATGCATTCTGGTATATCGTCCGAGAGTGGCCACTACTATTCTTACGGTCGTAACATTAACGGAGCCGATGGAACACAGCATCCAGTCAACCACTTTGCTCTCAAGGAGGATTTGGGGAATGGCCAGGCCGAGTGTAGCCTCTCCACTTGCTCAGCTCTCCCAATTCCACctgaacaaagaaacacagtacCTAATAGTGGCCAGGAGGCAAGAGAATGGCTGCTGTTCAATGATAGCAGAGTGACATTTGCATCCTTCCAATCAGtgcaaaacattacaaatcGTTTCCCCAAGGACACCGCTTATGTGCTCATGTACAGGAAGCAGGAGCCACTAGGGCAGAACATAAATGGGGGGCTGATGGCAAATGGAATGAGGCCGAGCGCCGAGCCTCCCCTGCAGAAAGAACTACTGGATGCTATTATCAAGGACAACAAGCTGTATTTACAG GAACAGGAGCTCAATGCTCGGACCCAGGCTCTGCAGGCTCCTTCGTCCTCCTGCTCATTCAGGCCCAACGGTTCAGATGACAATAACCCACCAGGGAGCTGCGGCCCATCTGGTGGAGGCGGAGGGGGAGGGGGCTTCAATACCATTAGTAGACTGGTcttctga
- the smarca5 gene encoding SWI/SNF-related matrix-associated actin-dependent regulator of chromatin subfamily A member 5, translating to MSDILNCVEQREEQTEVEEAGAAEEKSDSSDAGKESSSDVVPNVQHASSSSKSKETGVGYEEKVQTDRTNRFEYLLKQTELFAHFIQPAAQKTPTSPLKMKPGRPRIKNDEKQNLLSAGDNRHRRTEQEEDEELLSESTKTTNICTRFDNSPSYVKQGKMRDYQVRGLNWLISLYENGINGILADEMGLGKTLQTISLLGYMKHYRNIPGPHMVLVPKSTLYNWMNEFKRWVPSLRAVCLIGDREERNALIRDVLLPGEWDVCVTSYEMLIIEKAVFKKFNWRYLVIDEAHRIKNEKSKLSEIVRQFKTTNRLLLTGTPLQNNLHELWALLNFLLPDVFNSADDFDSWFDTNNCLGDTKLVERLHTVLRPFLLRRIKADVEKTLLPKKEIKMYVGLSKMQREWYTKILMKDIDILNSAGKMDKMRLLNVLMQLRKCCNHPYLFDGAEPGPPYTTDLHLVVNSGKMVVLDKLLPKMKKQGSRILIFSQMTRVLDILEDYCMWRNYGYCRLDGQTPHEERQISINTYNEPNSSKFIFMLSTRAGGLGINLATADVVILYDSDWNPQVDLQAMDRAHRIGQQKQVRVFRFITENTVEERIVERAEMKLRLDSIVIQQGRLVDPSANKLGKDEMLSIIRHGATHVFASKESEITDDDIDAILERGERKTMEMKEKMSTLGESTLRNFTVDTENSSVYKFEGEDYREKKKVITNWIEPPKRERKANYAVDAYFREALRVSEPKAPKAPRPPKQPNVQDFQFFPPRLFELLEKEILFYRKTIGYKVPRNPDMANSAQLQKEEQGKIDEAEALTEEELEEKENLLQQGFTIWNKRDFNQFIKANEKWGRDDIENIAREVEGKTPEEVMEYSAVFWERCNELQDIEKIMAQIERGEARIQRRISIKKALDSKIGRYKAPFHQLRISYGTNKGKNYTEEEDRFLICMLHKLGFDKESVYDELRQCIRNSPQFRFDWFLKSRTAMELQRRCNTLITLIERENMELEEREKAEKKKRGPKNVSVQKRKSEATPDGRGRRKKLKL from the exons ATGTCCGATATCCTAAACTGCGTGGAACAGCGGGAAGAGCAGACTGAAGTTGAAGAAGCCGGGGCAGCGGAG GAGAAATCTGATTCTTCAGATGCTGGAAAAGAGTCATCTTCAGATGTCGTGCCCAATGTACAACATGCTTCCTCATCTTCCAAAAGTAAAGAAACTGGTGTGGGGTATGAGGAGAAAGTG CAAACAGACCGGACCAACAGATTTGAGTACCTGTTGAAGCAAACAGAGTTGTTTGCTCATTTCATCCAACCAGCAGCACAGAAGACCCCAACCTCCCCCCTAAAGATGAAGCCAGGACGTCCTCGCATCAAGAACGATGAAAAACAGAACCTGCTGTCTGCCGGAGA CAACCGACATCGCCGCACAGAgcaagaggaagatgaagagctTCTGAGCGAGAGCACCAAAACTACTAATATCTGCACTCGCTTTGATAACTCTCCCTCCT ATGTAAAACAAGGAAAAATGAGAGACTATCAGGTCCGTGGTCTGAACTGGCTCATCTCTTTGTATGAGAATGGCATCAACGGCATCCTCGCTGATGAAATG GGTTTGGGGAAGACTCTGCAGACTATTTCCCTTCTGGGTTATATGAAGCACTACAGAAACATCCCTGGTCCCCACATGGTGCTGGTGCCCAAGTCTACCCTCTACAACTGGATGAATGAGTTCAAGAGATGGGTGCCTTCACTTCGTGCAGTCTGCCTGAtcggagacagagaggagagg aATGCGCTGATCAGAGATGTGCTGCTGCCTGGAGAATGGgatgtgtgtgtcacatcctaCGAGATGCTCATCATTGAAAAGGCAGTGTTCAAGAAATTCAACTGGAGATACCTGGTCATCGACGAAGCCCACAGAATCAAGAATGAGAAATCAAAG CTGTCGGAGATTGTGCGACAATTTAAGACTACCAATCGTTTGTTGCTGACTGGAACTCCCCTGCAAAACAACCTTCACGAGCTGTGGGCTCTGCTGAACTTCCTGCTGCCCGACGTCTTCAACTCAGCAGAT GATTTTGATTCCTGGTTCGACACAAACAACTGCTTGGGTGATACGAAGTTGGTCGAACGTCTTCACACT GTGCTGCGTCCCTTCTTGCTTCGTCGTATAAAAGCTGACGTAGAGAAGACTCTGCTTCCCAAAAAAGAGATCAAGATGTATGTGGGCCTGAGTAAGATGCAGCGAGAGTG GTACACAAAGATCCTGATGAAGGACATTGACATTCTGAACTCGGCGGGTAAGATGGACAAGATGCGTCTCCTGAACGTTCTCATGCAGCTGAGGAAATGCTGCAACCATCCGTACCTGTTCGACGGGGCCGAGCCTGGTCCCCCGTACACTACTGACCTCCACCTGGTGGTGAACAGTGGCAAAATGGTGGTGCTGGACAAGCTGCTGCCCAAGATGAAGAAGCAGG GCTCTCGTATACTCATCTTCAGTCAGATGACCAGAGTGCTGGACATCTTGGAGGACTACTGCATGTGGAGGAACTACGGCTACTGCCGCCTGGATGGCCAGACGCCGCACGAGGAGAGACAG ATCTCTATCAACACATACAATGAGCCCAACAGCTCCAAGTTTATCTTCATGTTGAGCACCAGAGCTGGAGGACTGGGTATCAACCTGGCTACAGCTGATGTGGTCATCCTGTACGACTCAGACTGGAACCCCCAAGTCGACCTTCAGGCCATG gaCCGAGCTCACAGGATTGGTCAGCAGAAGCAGGTACGCGTCTTTCGCTTCATCACTGAAAACACGGTGGAGGAGAGGATTGTGGAGAGGGCTGAGATGAAACTGCGCCTGGACTCCATTGTCATCCAGCAAG GAAGACTTGTGGATCCGAGCGCAAACAAGCTGGGCAAGGACGAGATGCTGTCTATCATCCGCCACGGTGCCACGCACGTGTTTGCCTCCAAAGAGAGTGAGATCACCGACGATGACATCGATGCCATCCTGGAGAGAGGTGAAAGGAAG ACTatggagatgaaggagaagatgtCTACACTGGGTGAGAGCACTCTGAGAAACTTCACCGTGGACACAGAGAACAGCAGTGTGTATAAATTTGAAGGAGAAGattacagagagaagaaaaag GTCATTACCAACTGGATCGAGCCACccaagagagaaaggaaagccAATTACGCTGTGGATGCGTACTTCAGAGAGGCTCTGAGAGTCAGTGAGCCCAAAGCACCAAAG GCTCCACGTCCTCCTAAGCAGCCGAATGTACAGGACTTCCAGTTCTTCCCTCCACGTCTTTTTGAGCTTCTAGAAAAGGAAATTCTGTTCTACAGAAAGACCATAGGCTACAAG GTTCCCCGTAATCCAGACATGGCAAATTCGGCGCAGCTCCAGAAAGAAGAGCAGGGTAAGATCGACGAGGCCGAGGCTCTCACAGAGGAGGaactggaggagaaggagaaccTGCTGCAACAG GGATTTACCATTTGGAACAAACGTGACTTCAACCAGTTCATCAAAGCCAACGAGAAGTGGGGAAGAGATGATATTGAGAACATTGCGAGAGAAGTTGAGGGGAAAACTCCAGAGGAAGTCATGGAATACTCTG CTGTGTTCTGGGAGCGCTGTAATGAGCTGCAGGATATCGAGAAGATCATGGCccagatagagagaggagaggccaGGATCCAGAGAAGGATAAGCATTAAGAAAGCACTGGACTCAAAG ATTGGTCGCTACAAGGCTCCTTTCCATCAGCTCCGTATCTCCTATGGCACCAACAAAGGCAAGAActacacagaggaggaggaccgCTTCCTTATCTGCATGCTACACAAGCTGGGCTTCGACAAGGAGAGTGTGTACGACGAGCTGCGTCAGTGCATCCGCAACTCTCCTCAGTTCCGCTTCGACTGGTTCCTCAAATCCAGGACTGCCATG gagctCCAGAGGCGATGCAACACCCTGATTACactgatagagagagagaacatggagctggaggagagggagaaggctGAGAAGAAGAAACGCGGCCCAAAGAATGTCTCA GTCCAGAAACGGAAGTCAGAGGCTACCCCAGATGGTCGTGGACGCAGGAAAAAGCTCAAGTTGTGA